A section of the Pseudomonas flavescens genome encodes:
- a CDS encoding molybdopterin-dependent oxidoreductase gives MTTTLHHRACHLCEAICGLTLEVERGADGEPQIRSIKGDRDDPFSRGHICPKAVALQDIQNDPDRLRQPMRRIGDRWEAIGWDEAFTLAAERLAAVQAAYGQSAVAVYQGNPSVHNYGLMTHSNYFLGLLKTRNRYSATSVDQLPHHLTSHLMYGHGFLIPVPDIDHTDFMLILGGNPLASNGSIMTVPDVEKRLKAIQARGGRLVVVDPRRSETAAIADQHLFVRPGQDAALLLAMLSTLFEERLCRASHLQVAGLDDVERTVLPFTAELMAARCGIPASAIRQLARDFAAADRAVCYGRMGVSTQAFGTLCQWLVQVINLVTGNLDRVGGVLCTEPAVDLVGATSGGHFDRWQSRVSGLPEYGGELPVSALAEEMLTAGDGQVRALITVAGNPVLSTPNGRQLEQGLEGLDFMLSVDLYINETTRHADLILPSTAPLEHDHYDTTFNLFAVRNVTRFNEAVLPKPEGALDDWEMFVGLAKAFAAQTGVALKPTQTPQQMIDLGLRFGAYGDQSPLKLSLQTLRQHPHGLDIGPLGPNLAARLKTTDGRVQAAPALLLGDVQRFAMQAAVDPGQLLLIGRRHVRSNNSWMHNYHRLVKGKPRHQLLMSVQDMQQRGLSDGQRVSVSSRVGVVEVEVLGSEEMMPGVVSLPHGWGHGRPGVQMSIASATPGASANDLTDERQLDRLSGNAVLNGVPVQVVAA, from the coding sequence ATGACCACGACCCTCCACCACCGTGCGTGCCATTTGTGCGAGGCCATCTGCGGCCTGACCCTGGAAGTCGAGCGCGGCGCCGACGGTGAGCCGCAGATACGTTCCATCAAGGGGGATCGTGATGATCCGTTCAGCCGCGGCCATATTTGCCCCAAGGCCGTTGCGCTGCAGGACATCCAGAACGATCCCGATCGCCTGCGCCAGCCGATGCGGCGTATCGGCGATCGCTGGGAGGCGATCGGCTGGGACGAAGCCTTCACCCTGGCGGCAGAGCGTCTGGCTGCGGTGCAGGCTGCATACGGGCAGAGTGCGGTAGCCGTCTATCAGGGCAACCCCAGCGTGCATAATTACGGGCTGATGACCCACAGCAATTACTTTCTCGGCCTGCTCAAGACCCGCAATCGTTATTCCGCCACGTCGGTGGACCAACTGCCGCATCACCTGACCAGCCACCTGATGTACGGCCATGGTTTTCTGATCCCCGTGCCGGATATCGACCACACCGATTTCATGCTGATCCTCGGCGGCAACCCGCTGGCCTCCAATGGCAGCATCATGACCGTCCCCGACGTGGAGAAGCGCCTGAAGGCGATCCAGGCGCGTGGCGGCCGACTGGTAGTGGTCGATCCGCGACGCAGCGAGACCGCTGCCATCGCCGATCAACATCTGTTCGTTCGCCCCGGGCAGGATGCCGCGTTGCTGCTGGCGATGCTCAGCACCCTGTTCGAGGAACGGCTGTGTCGAGCCAGTCACTTGCAGGTTGCCGGCCTCGATGACGTGGAGCGGACCGTGCTGCCCTTCACCGCCGAGTTGATGGCGGCGCGGTGTGGTATTCCGGCTTCGGCCATACGCCAGTTGGCACGGGATTTCGCGGCAGCGGATAGGGCGGTGTGCTATGGCCGCATGGGCGTATCCACCCAGGCATTCGGCACGCTGTGTCAGTGGCTGGTGCAGGTGATCAATCTGGTGACCGGCAACCTCGACCGGGTGGGTGGGGTGCTGTGCACCGAGCCGGCGGTCGATCTGGTCGGTGCGACGTCCGGCGGGCATTTCGATCGCTGGCAAAGCAGGGTTTCCGGTTTGCCCGAGTATGGCGGCGAGTTGCCGGTCAGTGCTCTGGCCGAGGAAATGCTCACTGCCGGGGACGGCCAGGTGCGCGCACTGATTACCGTCGCAGGCAATCCGGTGCTATCGACGCCCAATGGGCGGCAGCTGGAGCAGGGGCTCGAAGGCCTGGACTTCATGCTCAGCGTGGATCTTTACATCAACGAAACCACCCGCCATGCCGACCTGATCCTGCCATCCACCGCGCCGCTGGAGCACGACCATTACGACACCACCTTCAATCTGTTCGCGGTGCGCAACGTCACCCGTTTCAATGAGGCGGTGCTGCCGAAGCCGGAAGGCGCGCTGGACGACTGGGAGATGTTCGTCGGCCTGGCCAAGGCCTTCGCCGCGCAGACCGGCGTCGCGCTGAAACCCACGCAGACACCTCAGCAGATGATCGACCTGGGGCTGCGTTTCGGCGCCTATGGTGACCAGTCGCCACTCAAGCTTTCGCTGCAGACCTTGCGGCAACACCCCCATGGCCTGGATATCGGCCCGCTTGGCCCGAACCTGGCAGCACGTCTGAAAACAACGGATGGCCGTGTCCAGGCCGCACCGGCGCTGTTGCTCGGCGATGTACAGCGTTTCGCCATGCAAGCGGCAGTCGATCCCGGGCAGTTGCTGCTGATCGGCCGCCGGCATGTGCGCAGCAACAACTCATGGATGCACAACTATCACCGACTGGTGAAGGGCAAGCCGCGTCACCAATTGTTGATGAGCGTCCAGGACATGCAGCAGCGCGGGCTCAGCGATGGCCAGCGTGTCAGCGTCAGCTCGCGGGTCGGCGTGGTCGAGGTCGAAGTGCTCGGCAGTGAAGAGATGATGCCGGGCGTGGTCAGCTTGCCGCATGGCTGGGGGCATGGGCGGCCCGGTGTGCAGATGAGCATCGCCAGCGCCACGCCGGGTGCCAGCGCCAATGACCTGACCGATGAACGTCAGCTTGATCGGCTGTCGGGCAACGCGGTACTCAATGGGGTTCCGGTGCAGGTGGTCGCGGCCTGA
- the tsaA gene encoding tRNA (N6-threonylcarbamoyladenosine(37)-N6)-methyltransferase TrmO, which translates to MSYQVSPIGHVRSCFKEKFAIPRQPQLAPAARGVLELCPPFDQGDAVQGLEQVSHVWLLFLFHQALEDKPRLKVRPPRLGGNRAIGVFATRATHRPNGIGQSVVRLDRVESGRLWLSGIDLLDGTPVLDVKPYVPYADCVPDAHNHIAAHAPVRIEVQWQDSALAQAHEHGLRLDEPLVELIEQCLAQDPRPAYQQPQPERRYGVRLWDVEVHWHYPQPGCIRVLDVTLP; encoded by the coding sequence ATGAGCTACCAGGTTTCGCCCATCGGTCATGTGCGCTCCTGCTTCAAGGAGAAGTTCGCCATACCGCGCCAGCCACAGCTGGCACCCGCTGCACGCGGCGTGCTCGAGCTGTGCCCACCGTTCGATCAGGGCGATGCAGTGCAGGGCCTGGAGCAGGTCAGCCATGTCTGGCTGCTGTTTCTCTTCCACCAGGCGCTGGAAGACAAGCCCAGGCTCAAGGTGCGCCCTCCGCGTTTGGGCGGCAACCGTGCAATCGGCGTGTTCGCGACCCGAGCGACCCATCGCCCCAACGGGATCGGTCAATCGGTGGTGCGCCTGGATCGGGTCGAGAGCGGACGCCTGTGGTTGTCGGGCATCGACCTGCTCGACGGCACCCCGGTGCTCGACGTCAAACCCTACGTGCCCTATGCCGACTGCGTGCCCGATGCCCACAACCATATCGCTGCGCACGCTCCCGTGCGGATCGAGGTGCAATGGCAGGACAGCGCATTGGCCCAGGCCCACGAACACGGCCTGCGCCTCGACGAGCCATTGGTCGAGCTGATCGAACAGTGCCTGGCGCAGGACCCGCGCCCCGCCTACCAGCAACCCCAGCCGGAGCGCCGCTACGGCGTGCGCCTGTGGGATGTCGAGGTCCATTGGCACTACCCACAACCCGGCTGCATTCGCGTGCTGGATGTCACCCTGCCGTAG
- the argF gene encoding ornithine carbamoyltransferase, whose protein sequence is MSARHFLSLKDCTPDELVGLIRRGMELKGLRNSGVLFEPLKNRVLGMIFEKASTRTRLSFEAGMIQLGGQAIFLSPRDTQLGRGEPISDSAIVMSRMLDAVMIRTFAHSTLTEFAANSRVPVINGLSDDLHPCQLLADMQTFHEQRGSIVGKTAAWIGDGNNMCNSYIEAAIQFDFNLHVACPQGYEPDAALLAEAGERVKIFRDPREAVAGVHLVSTDVWASMGQEEEIAERHKLFAPYQVNRALLDAADENVLFLHCLPAHRGEEISEDLLDDPRSAAWDQAENRLHAQKALLEFLVEPAYHHA, encoded by the coding sequence ATGAGCGCAAGACACTTTCTCTCGCTGAAGGACTGCACACCGGATGAACTGGTGGGCCTGATCCGACGCGGCATGGAGCTGAAAGGCTTGCGCAACAGCGGCGTGCTGTTCGAACCGCTGAAGAATCGCGTACTGGGCATGATCTTCGAGAAAGCCTCTACCCGTACCCGCCTGTCTTTCGAAGCCGGCATGATCCAGCTCGGCGGCCAGGCCATCTTCCTGTCGCCCCGCGATACCCAACTGGGCCGTGGCGAACCGATCAGCGACTCGGCCATCGTCATGTCGCGCATGCTCGATGCGGTGATGATCCGAACCTTCGCCCACAGCACCCTGACCGAGTTCGCCGCCAACTCCCGGGTACCGGTGATCAACGGCCTGTCGGACGATCTGCACCCGTGTCAGCTGCTGGCCGACATGCAGACCTTCCATGAGCAGCGCGGCAGCATCGTCGGCAAGACCGCAGCCTGGATCGGCGACGGCAACAACATGTGCAACTCCTATATAGAAGCGGCCATCCAGTTCGACTTCAACCTGCACGTCGCCTGCCCGCAAGGGTACGAGCCTGACGCCGCACTGTTGGCCGAAGCCGGCGAGCGCGTGAAGATCTTCCGCGACCCGCGTGAGGCCGTGGCCGGCGTTCACCTGGTGAGCACCGACGTCTGGGCCTCCATGGGCCAGGAAGAGGAAATCGCCGAGCGCCACAAGCTGTTCGCGCCCTATCAGGTGAACCGTGCCCTGCTCGACGCTGCCGACGAGAACGTGCTGTTCCTGCACTGCCTGCCCGCCCACCGTGGCGAGGAAATCAGTGAGGACCTGCTCGACGACCCCCGCTCGGCCGCCTGGGATCAGGCAGAAAACCGCCTGCACGCGCAGAAGGCACTGCTCGAATTCCTGGTCGAGCCGGCGTACCACCACGCATGA
- a CDS encoding MIP/aquaporin family protein — protein sequence MTAALRQPSLSGQCMAEFLGTALLIFFGTGCVAALKVAGASFGLWEISIIWGVGVSMAIYLTAGVSGAHLNPAVSIALWLFAGFEKGKLPFYILAQIAGAFCGALLVYTLYSGLFLEFEQANQMVRGSQASLELASVFSTFPNPVLSTGQAFMVEVVITAILMGVIMSLTDDNNGLPRGPMAPLLIGLLIAVIGSAMGPLTGFAMNPARDFGPKLMTFLTGWGEISLTGGRDIPYFLVPIFAPILGACIGAAVYRGMIARHLPSAIEPQVEQSANRDVKAS from the coding sequence ATGACAGCTGCTCTACGACAACCATCGCTCTCGGGCCAATGCATGGCCGAGTTCCTGGGCACCGCACTGCTCATCTTCTTCGGCACCGGCTGCGTCGCCGCCCTGAAAGTCGCCGGCGCGAGCTTCGGGCTCTGGGAGATCAGCATCATCTGGGGCGTAGGCGTCAGCATGGCGATCTACCTCACCGCCGGTGTTTCCGGTGCGCACCTGAACCCTGCCGTGAGCATCGCGCTGTGGCTGTTCGCCGGCTTCGAGAAAGGCAAGCTGCCGTTCTACATCCTTGCCCAGATCGCCGGTGCCTTCTGTGGCGCCCTGCTGGTCTACACCCTCTACAGTGGTCTGTTCCTGGAATTCGAACAGGCCAACCAGATGGTCCGTGGCTCCCAGGCCAGCCTGGAACTGGCTTCGGTATTCTCCACCTTCCCCAATCCCGTGCTGTCCACCGGCCAGGCGTTCATGGTCGAAGTGGTGATCACCGCCATCCTCATGGGCGTGATCATGTCCCTGACCGATGACAACAACGGCCTGCCGCGTGGTCCGATGGCCCCGCTGCTGATCGGCCTGCTGATCGCCGTGATCGGCAGTGCCATGGGCCCGCTGACCGGGTTCGCGATGAACCCGGCTCGCGACTTCGGCCCCAAGCTGATGACCTTCCTGACCGGCTGGGGCGAGATATCGCTGACCGGCGGCCGTGATATTCCGTACTTCCTGGTCCCGATCTTCGCGCCGATTCTTGGCGCCTGCATCGGCGCAGCGGTTTATCGCGGCATGATCGCTCGGCACCTGCCCAGTGCGATTGAGCCGCAAGTAGAACAGTCGGCAAATCGCGACGTCAAAGCTTCCTGA
- a CDS encoding ABC transporter ATP-binding protein: MSQPMLLSLRNLGCGYGEQRIVQNLNLHLNPGDIGCLLGPSGCGKTTTLRAIAGFEPVLEGEIRLTGEVISSPGFTLAPEKRRIGMVFQDYALFPHLSVAQNVAFGIRKQPDCEQITRELLELVKLDHLGKRHPHELSGGQQQRVALARALATNPQLLLLDEPFSNLDGELRRRLSHEVRDILKTRGTSAILVTHDQEEAFAVSDQVGVFKAGHLEQWDTPFNLYHEPQTPFVASFIGQGYFIRGQLLAPDEVQTELGTIRGNRAYAWPLGSAVDVLLRPDDIVHDPASSRKALVVGKSFLGAATLYRLQLPTGSQLEALFPSHADHQPGEQVGIRIAADHLVAFAAAGSVAAPSLLG, translated from the coding sequence ATGAGCCAGCCCATGCTGTTGAGCCTGCGTAACCTGGGTTGCGGCTACGGTGAGCAGCGCATCGTGCAGAATCTCAACCTGCACCTGAACCCGGGTGATATCGGCTGCCTGCTCGGCCCGTCCGGCTGCGGCAAGACCACCACCCTGCGGGCCATTGCCGGTTTCGAACCGGTGCTCGAAGGTGAAATCCGCCTGACTGGCGAAGTGATCTCCAGCCCAGGCTTCACCCTCGCACCGGAAAAGCGTCGCATCGGCATGGTGTTTCAGGACTACGCCCTGTTTCCGCACCTGAGCGTGGCGCAGAACGTTGCCTTCGGCATCCGCAAGCAGCCCGACTGCGAGCAGATCACCCGTGAGTTGCTGGAGCTGGTGAAGCTCGATCATCTGGGCAAGCGTCACCCCCATGAGCTGTCCGGGGGGCAGCAACAGCGCGTGGCACTGGCTCGAGCACTCGCCACCAACCCGCAACTGCTGCTGCTCGACGAGCCGTTCTCGAACCTCGATGGCGAGTTGCGCCGGCGCCTCAGCCATGAAGTGCGCGACATCCTCAAGACCCGCGGTACCAGCGCGATTCTGGTGACGCACGATCAGGAAGAAGCCTTCGCCGTCAGTGATCAGGTCGGGGTGTTCAAAGCTGGGCATCTGGAGCAGTGGGACACGCCGTTCAATCTCTACCACGAACCGCAGACCCCGTTCGTCGCCAGCTTCATCGGTCAGGGTTACTTCATTCGCGGCCAGTTGCTGGCGCCGGATGAGGTACAGACCGAACTGGGCACCATCCGCGGCAATCGTGCCTATGCATGGCCACTCGGCAGTGCCGTGGACGTGCTGCTGCGCCCTGACGATATCGTCCATGACCCGGCAAGCTCCCGCAAGGCACTGGTCGTCGGCAAGAGTTTCCTCGGTGCGGCGACGCTATACCGCCTGCAGTTGCCAACCGGTAGCCAGCTCGAAGCCCTGTTCCCCAGCCATGCCGATCACCAGCCCGGCGAGCAGGTGGGGATTCGCATCGCGGCGGATCATCTGGTGGCGTTCGCCGCCGCAGGTAGCGTGGCGGCGCCTTCCTTGCTGGGCTAA
- the grxD gene encoding Grx4 family monothiol glutaredoxin: MEIIETIKEQIASNTVLLYMKGAPNAPQCGFSARAAQALMGCGEKFAYVDILQNPEIRTNLPKYANWPTFPQLWVGGELVGGSDIISEMYEKGELQTLIKDAVQKAGA, from the coding sequence ATGGAAATCATCGAAACGATCAAAGAGCAGATCGCCAGCAACACCGTTCTGCTGTACATGAAAGGCGCTCCGAACGCGCCACAGTGCGGCTTCTCTGCCCGCGCTGCGCAGGCTCTGATGGGCTGCGGCGAAAAATTCGCCTACGTCGACATCCTGCAGAACCCGGAAATTCGCACCAATCTGCCGAAGTACGCCAACTGGCCGACCTTCCCGCAGCTGTGGGTCGGTGGTGAACTGGTCGGCGGCAGCGACATCATCAGCGAGATGTACGAAAAGGGTGAGCTGCAGACCCTGATCAAGGATGCCGTGCAGAAAGCCGGCGCCTGA
- a CDS encoding substrate-binding periplasmic protein, translating into MKGFRWVAGSLLTAALLGSACVRAETLVMEADVWCPVNCAEGAERPGIFVELAREIFAEAGIDVQYRVTNWARAVQDVRSGRVNALVGAGRRDAPDFIFGDTAPGISRNCFYARADSTWRYSGLASLAQIRLGVINGYSYGEALDDYIRRNQRNLDRLQQAAGEQALALNIRKVELGRVDATLENTWVMSLYLDQHKNADNLIEVGCRMPDVPIYIAFSPVLPSSTRYRDIFDHGVRRYRQDGRLDALLKRYGIHSER; encoded by the coding sequence ATGAAAGGGTTTCGGTGGGTGGCGGGCAGTTTGTTGACGGCTGCGCTGCTGGGCAGTGCCTGCGTCAGGGCCGAAACCCTGGTCATGGAGGCGGACGTATGGTGTCCGGTGAACTGTGCCGAGGGCGCCGAGCGGCCTGGCATCTTCGTCGAGCTGGCCAGGGAGATCTTCGCCGAGGCGGGCATCGACGTGCAGTACCGCGTCACCAATTGGGCGCGTGCGGTGCAGGATGTGCGCAGTGGCCGCGTCAATGCGCTGGTCGGAGCCGGTCGTCGCGATGCCCCGGACTTCATCTTCGGCGATACCGCCCCGGGTATTTCCCGTAACTGTTTCTATGCCCGAGCCGACAGCACCTGGCGCTACAGTGGCCTGGCGTCCCTTGCGCAGATCCGCCTCGGGGTGATCAATGGCTACAGCTACGGTGAGGCGCTGGACGACTACATCCGCCGCAATCAGAGGAACCTGGACCGTCTGCAGCAGGCTGCAGGCGAGCAGGCGCTGGCGCTGAATATTCGCAAAGTCGAGCTGGGCCGGGTCGATGCCACGCTGGAAAACACCTGGGTGATGTCCCTGTATCTCGATCAGCACAAGAATGCCGACAATCTCATCGAGGTCGGTTGCCGGATGCCCGACGTACCTATCTATATCGCCTTTTCCCCGGTGCTGCCCTCCAGCACCCGCTACCGAGACATCTTCGATCACGGCGTACGCCGCTACCGCCAGGACGGCCGCCTGGATGCCCTGCTCAAACGTTACGGGATTCACTCGGAGCGTTGA
- the ybaK gene encoding Cys-tRNA(Pro) deacylase, protein MTPALDLLKKVRAEHRIHSYEHDPKAASYGLEAAEKLGLDPAQVFKTLLASSEKGELLVAVVPVVGTLDLKALAQAAGVKKVDMAAVDAAQRATGYLVGGISPLGQKKRLRTFIDSSALNFPSIHVSAGRRGLEVELSAEVLAQHTQAQFAAIGR, encoded by the coding sequence ATGACCCCCGCACTGGATCTGCTGAAAAAGGTTCGCGCCGAACATCGAATCCACAGTTATGAACACGATCCGAAGGCCGCGTCCTACGGTCTGGAGGCCGCGGAGAAGCTTGGTCTCGATCCCGCACAGGTGTTCAAGACGCTGCTGGCCAGCAGTGAAAAGGGCGAATTGCTGGTAGCCGTGGTGCCGGTGGTCGGCACCCTGGACCTGAAGGCCCTGGCCCAGGCCGCCGGGGTGAAGAAGGTCGACATGGCGGCAGTCGATGCCGCGCAGCGGGCAACCGGGTATCTGGTCGGCGGCATCAGCCCGCTGGGGCAGAAGAAGCGTCTGCGAACCTTCATCGACAGCAGTGCCCTGAACTTCCCCAGCATCCATGTCAGTGCCGGGCGCCGAGGCCTCGAGGTCGAGCTGAGTGCCGAGGTACTGGCGCAGCACACCCAGGCGCAGTTTGCCGCTATCGGTCGTTAG
- a CDS encoding YehS family protein, with protein MLNNDVLRSLRYMLDVSDAQLAEIVQLGGKTVTAEEIAAVLKKDDEPGYKDCSDDLLAHALDGLVYFKRGKDDSRPAPALELPVSNNQVLKKLRVAFELKEDDVHAIMRSVDFPVSKPEMSALFRKQGTSNYRVCGDQFLRNFLKGLTQRLRD; from the coding sequence ATGCTCAATAATGATGTGCTGCGCAGCCTGCGCTACATGCTCGACGTCAGCGATGCACAACTGGCCGAGATCGTTCAGTTGGGTGGCAAAACGGTAACCGCTGAAGAAATCGCGGCGGTACTGAAGAAGGATGACGAGCCGGGCTATAAGGATTGCAGCGACGATCTGCTGGCCCATGCTCTCGATGGCCTGGTGTACTTCAAACGTGGCAAGGATGACAGCCGCCCGGCTCCGGCTCTGGAGCTGCCAGTCAGCAACAATCAGGTGCTGAAGAAGCTTCGCGTGGCTTTCGAGCTCAAGGAAGACGACGTGCATGCCATCATGCGCAGCGTCGATTTCCCCGTATCGAAACCGGAAATGAGCGCGCTGTTCCGCAAGCAGGGCACCAGTAACTATCGCGTCTGTGGCGATCAGTTCCTGCGCAACTTTCTCAAGGGCCTGACCCAGCGCCTGCGTGACTGA
- a CDS encoding PhzF family phenazine biosynthesis protein, whose translation MPLEFHQVDAFSDKPFAGNPAVVYRLDGWLDDSLMQQIAAEHNLAETAFVVKEGAAWRIRWFTPTTEAALCGHATLASAHVLFECYDEPAERIEFLYAGGELAVSREKDRLVLDFPCHRPVPIAVPEGLAEMLGQVPLAVLDAPQLLVLLDSEAAVRACRPDLRALGNLPWDAVIISAAGETVDFVSRNFAPAVGIDEDPVTGSAHCILTPYWAQKLGKRELTAYQGGERGGFLWCCLDGERVKIAGHAHLVSSGRLHFDG comes from the coding sequence ATGCCCCTCGAGTTTCATCAGGTCGATGCGTTCAGCGATAAGCCTTTCGCTGGCAATCCTGCAGTGGTCTATCGCCTGGACGGGTGGCTCGACGACTCACTGATGCAGCAGATCGCTGCCGAGCACAACCTGGCTGAAACCGCGTTCGTGGTGAAGGAGGGCGCTGCCTGGCGTATCCGCTGGTTCACGCCGACCACCGAGGCGGCCCTGTGCGGCCACGCGACGCTGGCCAGCGCCCACGTGCTGTTCGAGTGCTACGACGAACCGGCCGAGCGCATCGAGTTCCTCTATGCCGGTGGCGAGCTGGCCGTGAGCCGGGAAAAGGATCGTCTGGTGCTCGATTTTCCCTGCCATCGGCCAGTACCGATCGCCGTACCCGAGGGCTTGGCCGAGATGCTTGGGCAGGTACCGCTCGCCGTGCTGGACGCTCCGCAACTGTTGGTGCTGCTCGACTCGGAAGCCGCGGTGCGCGCTTGCCGCCCGGATCTGCGCGCATTGGGCAACCTGCCCTGGGATGCCGTGATCATCAGCGCGGCCGGGGAAACGGTGGATTTCGTGTCACGCAACTTCGCACCGGCAGTGGGAATCGACGAGGATCCGGTGACCGGCTCTGCCCATTGCATCCTCACCCCTTACTGGGCACAGAAACTGGGCAAGCGTGAACTGACTGCCTATCAGGGCGGCGAGCGCGGTGGTTTTCTCTGGTGCTGTCTGGATGGGGAGCGGGTGAAGATCGCCGGCCATGCCCATCTGGTGAGCAGCGGCCGACTGCATTTCGACGGTTAG
- the glpK gene encoding glycerol kinase GlpK produces the protein MTDTNKNYIIALDQGTTSSRAIIFDRDANVVCIAQREFTQHYPQSGWVEHDPMEIFATQSAVMVEALAQAGLHHDQVAAIGITNQRETTVVWDKNTGRPIHNAVVWQCRRSTEICQQLKRDGLEEYIQQTTGLVTDPYFSGTKLKWILDHVEGSRERARNGELLFGTIDSWLIWKFTGGKVHITDYTNAARTMLFNIHTLEWDAKMLEVLDIPREMLPQVKSSSEIYGHTKSGIAIAGIAGDQQAALFGQMCVEPGQAKNTYGTGCFLLMNTGDKAVKSQHGMLTTIACGPRGEVTYALEGAIFNGGSTIQWLRDELKVVNDAYDTEYFANKVKDSNGVYLVPAFTGLGAPYWDPYARGALFGLTRGVRVDHIIRAALESIAYQTRDVLDAMQQDSGERLKSLRVDGGAVANNFLMQFQADILGTQVERPEMRETTALGAAYLAGLASGFWSSLDELRGKAVIEREFEPQLAEAEKEALYAGWKKAVDRTRDWQPHEEAK, from the coding sequence ATGACTGACACCAACAAGAACTACATCATTGCCCTCGATCAGGGTACGACCAGCTCCCGCGCGATCATTTTCGACCGCGACGCCAATGTGGTGTGCATCGCCCAGCGCGAGTTCACCCAGCACTACCCGCAAAGCGGCTGGGTCGAGCACGACCCCATGGAAATTTTCGCCACGCAGAGTGCGGTGATGGTCGAGGCGCTGGCCCAGGCAGGCCTTCATCACGATCAGGTAGCGGCGATCGGCATCACCAACCAGCGTGAGACCACGGTCGTCTGGGACAAGAATACCGGCCGCCCTATCCACAATGCCGTGGTTTGGCAATGCCGTCGCAGTACCGAGATCTGCCAACAGCTCAAGCGCGATGGCCTGGAAGAGTACATCCAGCAGACCACCGGCCTGGTCACCGACCCCTACTTCTCCGGCACCAAACTGAAGTGGATTCTCGACCATGTCGAGGGCAGCCGCGAACGCGCCCGCAACGGCGAGCTGCTGTTCGGTACCATCGATAGCTGGCTGATCTGGAAATTCACCGGCGGCAAGGTCCACATCACCGACTACACCAACGCCGCACGCACCATGCTCTTCAACATCCACACCCTGGAGTGGGATGCGAAGATGCTTGAGGTGCTGGATATCCCACGGGAAATGCTCCCGCAAGTGAAGTCCTCTTCGGAAATCTATGGCCACACCAAGAGCGGCATCGCCATCGCCGGTATCGCGGGCGATCAGCAGGCGGCGCTGTTCGGCCAGATGTGCGTCGAACCCGGGCAGGCCAAGAACACCTACGGCACAGGCTGCTTCCTGCTGATGAACACCGGCGACAAGGCGGTCAAATCCCAGCACGGCATGCTCACCACCATTGCCTGCGGCCCTCGCGGCGAAGTGACGTATGCCCTCGAAGGCGCGATCTTCAACGGCGGCTCCACCATCCAGTGGCTGCGCGACGAGCTCAAGGTCGTCAATGACGCCTATGACACCGAGTACTTCGCCAACAAGGTCAAGGACAGCAATGGCGTGTACCTGGTGCCGGCGTTCACCGGCCTGGGCGCTCCTTACTGGGATCCCTATGCGCGCGGCGCACTGTTCGGCCTCACCCGTGGCGTGCGGGTCGACCACATCATCCGCGCCGCTCTGGAGTCCATCGCCTACCAGACGCGCGATGTGCTCGACGCCATGCAGCAGGATTCCGGGGAACGCCTGAAGTCCCTGCGAGTAGACGGCGGCGCGGTGGCCAACAACTTCCTCATGCAGTTCCAGGCCGACATCCTCGGCACCCAGGTGGAGCGCCCGGAAATGCGCGAGACCACGGCCCTGGGCGCTGCCTACCTGGCGGGCCTGGCATCAGGCTTCTGGAGCAGCCTGGACGAACTGCGTGGCAAGGCGGTGATCGAGCGAGAGTTCGAGCCACAGCTGGCCGAGGCCGAGAAGGAAGCGCTCTATGCAGGCTGGAAGAAAGCCGTCGACCGCACCCGCGACTGGCAGCCCCATGAAGAAGCCAAATAA